A window from Burkholderiales bacterium encodes these proteins:
- the thyA gene encoding thymidylate synthase — MRQYLDLMRHVLEHGVRKPDRTGTGTLSIFGHQMRFDLSRGFPLVTTKRVHLKSVIHELLWFLKGDTNVRYLQERGVTIWDEWADENGDLGPIYGYQWRSWPAPDGRHIDQVSRVVREIKENPHSRRLIVSAWNVAELDKMALTPCHALFQFYVAEGRLSCQLYQRSCDVFLGLPFNIASYSLLTHMVAQQCDLAVGEFVWTGGDVHLYLNHLEQARTQLAREPYPLPRLRILRKPPSIFDYAFEDFEFVNYRHHPAIPAPIAV, encoded by the coding sequence ATGCGCCAATACCTCGACCTGATGCGGCACGTCCTGGAGCACGGAGTGCGCAAGCCGGACCGCACCGGTACCGGCACCCTGTCCATCTTCGGCCACCAGATGCGTTTCGACCTGAGCCGGGGCTTCCCCCTGGTCACCACCAAAAGGGTTCACTTGAAGTCGGTGATCCACGAGCTGCTGTGGTTCCTCAAGGGAGACACCAACGTCCGCTACCTTCAGGAGCGGGGGGTGACCATCTGGGACGAATGGGCGGACGAGAACGGCGACTTGGGCCCCATCTACGGCTACCAGTGGCGCTCCTGGCCGGCCCCCGACGGCCGGCACATCGATCAGGTGAGCCGGGTGGTGAGAGAAATCAAGGAAAACCCCCACTCGCGCCGGCTCATCGTCTCCGCCTGGAACGTGGCGGAGCTGGACAAGATGGCCCTCACCCCGTGCCACGCCCTGTTCCAGTTCTACGTGGCCGAAGGCCGCCTTTCCTGCCAGCTTTACCAGAGAAGCTGCGACGTGTTTCTGGGGCTGCCGTTCAACATCGCCAGCTATTCCCTCCTCACCCACATGGTGGCCCAGCAGTGCGACCTGGCGGTGGGGGAATTCGTCTGGACCGGAGGCGACGTGCACCTCTACCTCAACCACCTGGAGCAGGCGCGCACCCAGCTCGCCCGGGAGCCCTATCCCCTGCCGCGGCTGCGGATCCTGCGCAAGCCGCCGTCCATCTTCGATTACGCCTTCGAGGACTTCGAGTTCGTGAACTACCGCCACCATCCGGCCATCCCGGCGCCCATCGCCGTATGA
- a CDS encoding dihydrofolate reductase gives MTGPRIALVVAMARNGVIGAGNALPWRLPEDLKHFKALTMGHCVVMGRKTFDSIGKLLPGRQNVIVTRRADYAVSGARVVHSVEEALEACERQDEIFVIGGAELFRDLIDRADRMYVTELMQDFEGDVYFPAYDRSAWREVSRERRRAGDLEYHFVVYERAR, from the coding sequence ATGACGGGCCCCCGCATCGCCCTGGTGGTCGCCATGGCCCGCAACGGGGTCATCGGCGCCGGCAACGCCCTGCCCTGGCGCCTGCCGGAGGACCTCAAGCATTTCAAGGCCCTCACCATGGGCCACTGCGTGGTGATGGGGCGCAAGACCTTCGACTCCATCGGCAAGCTCTTGCCCGGGCGGCAGAACGTGATCGTCACGCGCCGGGCGGATTACGCGGTTTCCGGCGCCCGGGTGGTCCATTCGGTGGAAGAGGCGCTCGAAGCCTGCGAGCGCCAGGACGAGATCTTCGTGATCGGCGGCGCCGAGCTGTTCCGGGACCTCATCGACCGGGCCGACCGGATGTACGTCACCGAGCTCATGCAGGACTTCGAGGGGGACGTGTACTTTCCCGCGTACGACCGCAGCGCCTGGCGGGAGGTGAGCCGCGAGCGGCGCCGGGCCGGGGACCTGGAATACCATTTCGTGGTGTACGAGCGAGCGCGCTGA
- a CDS encoding ornithine decarboxylase, whose product MPRAAVQASESIFDTHPEVSLDFRHIKKALERGYEKPFLLIDPEIIRLKTRRFAQAMPRVKPYYAVKANPDPRVVQVLKDEGTGFEIASVAELDLLLGLGVAAREVLYSNPMKSRAYIEYAAGKGVEWFVVDSAEEVAKVVAIKPDAKLYLRIDTPNIGADWPLAGKFGAHLVDVPEIVAAAARLKADVAGVTFHVGSQCRNPQNWRVAIERSRAVFDQLLAVGMRPRMLNIGGGFPVRYVKPIPSIEVIGEVVNEALEAFPADVEVVAEPGRYLVSDAAYFVCRVVGTATRAGRRWMYWDAGLFGGMIETSEGLRYQILTDRTGPMVPWCVAGPTCDSVDIVLQEEMLPEDMQEGDFIYIPNAGAYTTAYASTFNGFPLPEVIVL is encoded by the coding sequence ATGCCCCGCGCCGCCGTCCAAGCCAGCGAATCCATCTTCGACACCCACCCGGAAGTCAGCCTCGACTTCCGGCACATCAAGAAAGCCCTGGAGCGCGGCTACGAAAAGCCGTTCCTCCTGATCGATCCCGAGATCATTCGGCTCAAGACCCGCCGTTTCGCCCAGGCGATGCCGCGGGTGAAGCCCTACTACGCGGTCAAGGCCAACCCGGACCCGCGGGTGGTCCAGGTGCTCAAGGACGAGGGGACCGGGTTCGAGATCGCCTCGGTCGCCGAGCTCGACCTCCTGCTCGGCCTCGGGGTGGCGGCGCGGGAAGTGCTCTACAGCAATCCCATGAAGTCCCGCGCCTACATCGAGTACGCGGCGGGCAAGGGCGTGGAGTGGTTTGTGGTGGACAGCGCGGAGGAAGTGGCCAAGGTGGTGGCCATCAAGCCGGACGCCAAGCTCTATTTGCGCATCGACACCCCCAACATCGGGGCCGACTGGCCCCTCGCCGGCAAGTTCGGCGCTCACCTGGTGGACGTGCCCGAGATCGTGGCCGCCGCCGCCCGGCTCAAAGCCGACGTGGCGGGGGTTACCTTCCACGTGGGCTCCCAGTGCCGCAACCCGCAGAACTGGCGCGTGGCCATCGAGCGCTCCCGGGCGGTGTTCGACCAGCTCCTCGCGGTCGGCATGCGGCCGCGCATGCTCAACATCGGCGGCGGCTTCCCGGTGCGCTACGTCAAGCCCATTCCTTCCATCGAGGTGATCGGCGAGGTGGTCAACGAGGCGCTCGAAGCGTTCCCGGCGGACGTGGAAGTGGTGGCCGAGCCCGGACGCTACCTGGTGTCCGACGCCGCGTATTTCGTCTGCCGGGTGGTGGGCACCGCCACCCGCGCCGGCCGCCGCTGGATGTACTGGGACGCGGGCCTGTTCGGCGGGATGATCGAGACCTCCGAGGGCCTGCGCTACCAGATCCTCACCGACCGCACCGGCCCGATGGTGCCGTGGTGCGTGGCGGGTCCCACCTGCGATTCGGTGGATATCGTCCTGCAGGAGGAGATGCTCCCCGAAGACATGCAGGAGGGGGATTTCATCTACATCCCCAACGCGGGCGCCTACACCACCGCCTACGCCAGCACGTTCAACGGCTTTCCCCTGCCGGAAGTCATCGTGCTGTGA
- the dcd gene encoding dCTP deaminase — protein MSIKSDKWIRRMALEHGMIEPFEPNQIKEVDGRKVVSYGTSSYGYDIRCSDEFKIFTNINTTIVDPKNFDSKSFVDFKGEVCIIPPNSFALARTVEYFRIPRNVLTICLGKSTYARCGIIVNVTPFEPEWEGYVTLEFSNTTPLPAKIYANEGVAQVVFFEADEECDISYKDRGGKYQGQKGVTPPKI, from the coding sequence ATGAGCATCAAGTCCGACAAGTGGATCCGCCGCATGGCGCTCGAACACGGCATGATCGAGCCGTTCGAGCCCAACCAGATCAAGGAAGTGGACGGGCGCAAGGTGGTCTCCTACGGTACCTCCAGCTACGGCTACGACATCCGCTGCTCGGACGAATTCAAGATCTTCACCAACATCAACACCACCATCGTCGACCCGAAGAACTTCGATTCCAAGTCCTTCGTCGATTTCAAGGGCGAGGTGTGCATCATTCCGCCCAACTCCTTCGCCCTGGCGCGCACGGTGGAGTACTTCCGCATCCCGCGCAACGTGCTTACCATTTGCCTCGGCAAGTCGACCTACGCCCGCTGCGGCATCATCGTCAACGTGACTCCGTTCGAGCCGGAATGGGAGGGTTACGTGACGCTGGAGTTTTCCAACACCACGCCGCTGCCGGCCAAGATCTACGCCAACGAAGGGGTCGCCCAGGTGGTGTTCTTCGAGGCGGACGAGGAGTGCGACATCTCCTACAAGGACCGGGGCGGCAAATACCAGGGGCAGAAAGGCGTCACGCCGCCCAAGATCTGA